A genome region from Pseudomonadota bacterium includes the following:
- a CDS encoding cytochrome P450 has protein sequence HKRLRGLVNKAFTPKMVQRMADDIERTVAVLLDDLDGRDVVDLVEQYAVPLPLSVIAEMLGVSDADRDQFHIWMKRFSAGAVAGPIQLIRALPNGQRMMRLFERLAEQRRAEPDDRLISALVRAKEEGDHLNDQEVLAMIFLLLLAGHESTANLIGSATLALLDNPEQLMRLRENPKLIDTAVEELLRYTTPTPCGAARIALEDVEVAGVTLPKGSNVLGMIISANRDEGVFDHPDVLDLGRDPNRHITFGFGAHYCLGSELARLEGRTALAALVQRFEHIELAVARSELRYKPTHPLRGLRSLPLRLR, from the coding sequence CCACAAGCGGCTGCGTGGTCTCGTCAACAAGGCGTTCACCCCGAAGATGGTCCAACGCATGGCGGACGACATCGAGCGGACCGTCGCCGTGCTCCTCGATGATCTGGATGGCCGTGACGTCGTCGACTTGGTGGAGCAGTACGCCGTACCCCTTCCCCTGTCGGTGATCGCCGAGATGCTCGGGGTCAGTGACGCCGACCGCGACCAGTTCCACATCTGGATGAAGCGGTTCTCCGCGGGTGCCGTCGCGGGCCCGATCCAGCTCATCCGTGCGCTTCCGAACGGGCAGCGGATGATGCGGCTGTTCGAGCGGCTCGCCGAGCAGCGTCGGGCCGAGCCCGATGATCGGCTCATATCAGCCCTGGTGCGGGCCAAGGAAGAAGGCGACCACCTCAACGATCAGGAGGTCCTCGCGATGATCTTCCTGCTGTTGCTCGCTGGTCACGAGAGCACCGCGAACCTCATCGGCAGTGCCACGCTCGCGCTCCTCGACAACCCTGAGCAGTTGATGCGTCTGCGAGAGAACCCGAAGCTGATCGACACCGCCGTCGAGGAGCTCCTCCGCTACACCACTCCGACGCCGTGCGGCGCGGCCCGGATCGCGTTGGAGGATGTCGAGGTCGCAGGCGTGACCCTCCCGAAGGGGAGCAACGTGCTCGGGATGATCATCTCCGCCAATCGTGACGAAGGCGTGTTCGACCACCCGGACGTGCTCGACCTCGGTCGCGACCCGAACCGTCACATCACGTTCGGGTTCGGGGCGCACTACTGCCTCGGCAGCGAGCTGGCGCGCCTCGAAGGCAGGACGGCGCTCGCCGCGTTGGTGCAGCGGTTCGAGCACATCGAGCTGGCCGTCGCCCGCTCGGAGCTGCGGTACAAGCCGACGCACCCGCTGCGCGGGTTGCGCAGCCTGCCGCTCAGGTTGCGGTGA
- the ffh gene encoding signal recognition particle protein: protein MFDNLTGRLARIVRDLRGQGRLSEENIQATLRELRLAFLEADVALPVVRGFIEHIRARAVGQEVLQSLTPGQALIRIVRDELTTLMGERCEELSLHQAPPNVVMVAGLQGSGKTTTVAKLARRLKAEDKKSVFLASCDVHRPAAIDQLAVLAREIGVDCFPADPKDGAVAIAEAALGQARKGFYDVFLVDTAGRLHIDSEMMDEVKRLHAVLNPIETLFVVDSMSGQDAATTARAFHEALPLTGVILTKADGDARGGAALSVRFITGQPIKFVGMGEKTGALEPFYPDRIATRILGMGDVLGLIEEVERRVDRQEAEKLAERLKKGQGFDLEDFRVQLKQMRGMGGIGGLMSKLPGVSDLPKPVQDRMDDKELIRLEAIIDSMTPGERRFPDLIKASRKRRISAGSGTEVQDVNRLLKQFTQIQKTMKRASKKGGLQKLMRAMGGRLPPGLPH, encoded by the coding sequence ATGTTCGATAATCTCACGGGACGCCTTGCGCGCATCGTCCGCGATCTGCGCGGGCAGGGGCGCCTGAGCGAAGAAAACATCCAGGCGACCCTGCGCGAGCTGCGCCTGGCGTTCCTGGAGGCCGATGTGGCCCTGCCGGTGGTGCGCGGTTTCATCGAGCACATTCGGGCGCGGGCGGTCGGGCAGGAGGTGCTGCAGAGCCTGACCCCTGGGCAGGCCCTCATCCGCATCGTGCGCGACGAGCTGACCACGCTCATGGGCGAGCGCTGCGAGGAATTGAGCCTCCACCAGGCGCCGCCCAATGTGGTGATGGTGGCCGGGCTCCAGGGCTCGGGCAAGACCACGACCGTTGCCAAGCTCGCGCGCCGCCTCAAAGCAGAGGACAAGAAGTCAGTGTTTCTCGCCTCCTGCGATGTCCACCGCCCGGCGGCCATCGACCAGCTCGCCGTCTTGGCGCGCGAGATCGGCGTGGACTGCTTCCCGGCCGATCCGAAAGACGGCGCGGTGGCGATCGCGGAGGCGGCGCTCGGGCAGGCGCGCAAGGGATTCTACGACGTCTTCCTCGTGGACACCGCCGGGCGTCTGCACATCGACAGCGAGATGATGGACGAGGTCAAGCGCCTCCATGCGGTCCTGAATCCGATCGAGACCCTGTTCGTAGTGGACAGCATGAGCGGCCAGGATGCCGCCACGACCGCCCGTGCCTTCCACGAGGCCCTGCCTCTGACCGGCGTGATCCTGACCAAGGCCGACGGCGATGCGCGCGGGGGCGCGGCGCTCTCGGTGCGTTTCATTACCGGCCAGCCCATCAAGTTCGTGGGCATGGGCGAGAAGACCGGCGCGCTCGAGCCCTTCTATCCCGATCGCATCGCGACCCGCATCCTCGGCATGGGCGATGTCCTGGGGCTCATCGAGGAGGTGGAGCGCCGCGTCGATCGCCAGGAGGCCGAGAAGCTGGCGGAGCGCCTGAAAAAAGGCCAGGGCTTCGATCTGGAGGACTTCCGTGTCCAGCTCAAACAGATGCGCGGGATGGGCGGCATCGGCGGGCTCATGAGCAAGCTGCCGGGCGTATCCGATCTGCCGAAGCCCGTGCAGGACCGGATGGACGACAAAGAATTGATCCGGCTCGAGGCGATCATCGATTCGATGACCCCCGGCGAGCGCCGTTTCCCCGACCTCATCAAGGCCTCGCGCAAGCGCCGCATCTCCGCGGGCTCCGGCACCGAGGTCCAGGACGTCAACCGCCTGCTCAAGCAATTCACCCAGATCCAGAAGACCATGAAACGCGCCTCGAAGAAAGGCGGTCTCCAGAAGCTCATGCGCGCCATGGGCGGGCGCCTGCCGCCGGGGCTGCCGCATTGA